One genomic segment of Belonocnema kinseyi isolate 2016_QV_RU_SX_M_011 chromosome 2, B_treatae_v1, whole genome shotgun sequence includes these proteins:
- the LOC117168192 gene encoding uncharacterized protein LOC117168192 → MKACSVSIYLAFAGFLNFYGAAAIRVMVLLLHDHRVVKATSQLTRVQHRPSWIANSRQEIFQEFEVFIDLRANCLYEGSLERLFDPRSHAEDVPVTVRFKLGVEHHAGPMHFKIYNHGITFEPLAKGYVFVAIPGTKRVYYAKLQTEVVS, encoded by the exons ATGAAGGCCTGTTCTGTTAGTATTTATCTCGCATTCGCAggcttcttgaatttttatg gtGCTGCTGCCATTCGTGTCATGGTGCTACTTTTGCATGACCACCGGGTTGTTAAGGCTACTTCTCAACTCACCAGAGTACAACATAGACCATCTTGGATCGCGAATTCACGACAGGAGATTTTTCAAGAGTTTGAAGTTTTTATAGATCTACGTGCCAACTGTTTGTACGAGGGTTCATTAGAGAGACTATTTGATCCTCGCAGTCATGCTGAAGATGTCCCAGTAACAGTTAGGTTCAAGTTAGGCGTTGAGCATCATGCAGGCCCTATgcatttcaagatttacaatcATGGTATAACTTTTGAACCATTAGCCAAGGGTTATGTATTTGTAGCAATACCGGGGACTAAACGTGTCTATTATGCAAAGTTACAAACTGAAGTTGTCAGCTAA